One region of Carassius gibelio isolate Cgi1373 ecotype wild population from Czech Republic chromosome A1, carGib1.2-hapl.c, whole genome shotgun sequence genomic DNA includes:
- the LOC127996448 gene encoding uncharacterized protein LOC127996448: MPQTADPISHGEDVNIWLTGITDSLTPKTFELLLFLIIILILRRFLTQDSSQNNNHEELVKITSSLSYAFTTQLKLSDKHITHLQEELTRAERRIDKLEVKVQDQLKAPSEREQDTTEQVMKLLAALAAAQLDQRHATAAQKDLVNRLQYAEQLLEKAKLDIRNKNSEISALKDHLERYRTEMDNLTQQLDDTNDELYMVRKELQNAYKHKLEPRKEKHLLASSLLSRAESHVQELAYDERSEGPQPKTSPAFATQPFPANERKPPVQGLEAAHGMTIKDLNKLSKNISRFNPNSTESPDIQAYLRDIEFHLEVRPHVTDRDWLYLLRATSSSEVRNFLDRQPSQTKSNYQRLREVLIKEFTDPESEHGLLTALETKQGRQETPQAYYNRLRQSYFGAHNNSDLEEDVNFKTLFLENLHPGVSHHLGVMACPNSMTIQQLRDLTQKAYNKQKLASKKGNKTSTLLNSVNKDSSFALDDTQWHHNTRVFHQEHRERDAHIHDRFQPNCWKNPWDQPRFSRNQKDNIWKPNQRSKGNHLTHPRATRVGKRQQNPPQHHSDMHSAEYAQEHNRLPLEDTEQVMEQLREFLQDNLHAYDHKVESCSL, translated from the coding sequence atgccgcagactgcagaccccatttcccatggggaagatgtgaacatttggctgacaggcataacagacagcctcactccaaagacatttgaactgttattatttttaataataatcctaatcctgagaagattcctgacacaagattcaagccagaacaacaaccacgaggagctagtcaagatcacgagctcactaagctatgccttcacaacccagctgaaactgagcgacaagcacatcacccaccttcaagaggagctgacacgtgctgaacgtcgcatagacaagctggaagtgaaagttcaagatcaactcaaagcacccagcgagagggagcaggatacaacagaacaagttatgaagctcctagcagccctggcagcagctcagctcgaccagcgacatgcaacggctgctcagaaagacctggtaaacagactccagtatgccgaacagctactagagaaagccaagctagacatcagaaacaagaactctgaaatcagtgctttgaaagaccaccttgaaaggtacagaactgaaatggacaatctgacccaacaactagatgataccaacgatgagctctacatggtcagaaaagaactccaaaatgcttacaagcacaaactagagccaagaaaagagaaacatctcttagcctcatcactgctgagcagagcagagtcccacgtccaagaactggcatatgacgaaaggagcgaagggccacaacccaaaacctcacctgccttcgccacacaaccctttcctgccaacgaaagaaaacctcccgtccaaggccttgaagctgcacacgggatgaccatcaaagacctcaacaagctgtctaaaaacatcagcaggttcaacccgaactccacagagagccccgacatccaagcttatctgcgagatatcgaatttcacctggaagtgagacctcatgtgactgacagagactggttatacctccttagagccacgtccagttccgaggtacgaaactttctagatcgacagcccagtcaaaccaagtcaaactaccagcgacttcgtgaggtcctgattaaagagtttacagacccagagtctgaacatggactgttaactgccttggaaaccaaacaaggtcgtcaagagactccacaagcttattacaaccgactccgacaatcctactttggtgcacacaacaactctgaccttgaagaggatgtgaacttcaaaaccctcttcctagagaatctgcaccctggagtcagtcaccatctaggtgtcatggcctgtcccaactccatgaccatccaacagttgcgtgacctaacacagaaggcctataacaagcagaagttggcctcaaagaaaggtaacaaaacctccacactcttgaactctgtcaacaaagactcaagctttgcactggacgacacccagtggcatcacaacaccagagtcttccatcaagagcacagagaacgtgacgcccatatccacgaccgctttcagcccaactgctggaaaaatccatgggaccagccacgcttctcaagaaaccaaaaggataacatctggaaacctaaccagagatccaaaggtaatcacctgactcatccaagagcaactcgtgtgggtaagcgacaacaaaacccacctcagcaccactcagacatgcacagtgctgagtatgcacaagaacataaccgcttaccattagaagacacggaacaagtcatggaacaactaagagagttccttcaagacaatttacatgcatatgaccacaaagttgagtcatgctcgctgtga